One Bos indicus isolate NIAB-ARS_2022 breed Sahiwal x Tharparkar chromosome 10, NIAB-ARS_B.indTharparkar_mat_pri_1.0, whole genome shotgun sequence DNA window includes the following coding sequences:
- the PLEKHO2 gene encoding pleckstrin homology domain-containing family O member 2 isoform X1: MEEEGVKEGGQKPRSAQTADKAGWIKKSSGGFLGLWKDRYLLLCQAQLLVYENEDEQKCVETVELGSYEKCQDLRALLKRKHRFILLRSPGNKVSDIKFQAPSGEEKESWIKALNEGINRGKNKAFDEVKVDKSCVLEHVTRDRVRRDQRRRPPTRVHLKEVANAASDGLSRLDLDVPDSGPPVLAPSNDVDAAQPRETPRPPMPPAKPSPAPETSSAGDRMETPVGQSAPAPVPASSEAHPESQEDLETPVVEDSDSEQPPNRILPDKLKVSWENPSPEEAPDSESAEPPQVPGTETSEAGPREGGKPPTPRPKILSEKLKASMSGMEASGPAQSPGASEASAPGPAEVSVNGVDDSPEPLQSSQAAGPPGTPPKAATTSTALPPWDPQPQLHPRCSSLGDLLGEGPRRRRQPGEQLHRAQLEVKVASEKTEKLLNKVLGGESASVNAETLLSQAVEQLRQATQVLQEIRDLEEMNREAPGLREKRRELVTLYRRSVP, translated from the exons ATGGAAGAGGAG GGTGTGAAGGAGGGGGGCCAGAAGCCTCGGAGTGCGCAGACGGCGGACAAGGCTGGCTGGATCAAGAAGAGCAGCGGGGGCTTCCTAGGGCTCTGGAAGGACCGCTACCTGCTCCTCTGCCAGGCCCAGTTGCTGGTCTACGAGAATGAG gATGAGCAGAAGTGTGTGGAGACAGTGGAGCTGGGCAGCTATGAGAAGTGCCAGGACCTTCGTGCCCTCCTCAAGCGGAAGCATCGCTTTATCCTGCTGCGGTCCCCGGGGAACAAG GTCAGTGACATCAAATTCCAGGCACCCAGTGGGGAGGAGAAGGAATCCTGGATCAAAGCCCTCAACGAAGGAATCAATCGAGGCAAGAACAAGGCTTTCGATGAG GTCAAGGTGGATAAGAGCTGTGTCCTGGAGCATGTGACACGGGACCGCGTACGTAGGGACCAGCGGCGCCGGCCCCCTACGAGAGTCCACCTGAAGGAG GTAGCCAATGCCGCATCTGATGGGCTTTCACGTCTGGACCTCGATGTTCCGGACAGCGGGCCACCAGTGTTAGCCCCTAGTAACGATGTTGATGCAGCCCAGCCGCGGGAGACACCTCGGCCGCCCATGCCTCCTGCCAAGCCTTCCCCAGCACCTGAGACCAGCAGTGCTGGCGACAGAATGGAGACCCCTGTGGGGCAGAGCGCCCCTGCCCCTGTCCCAGCAAGCTCTGAGGCCCACCCTGAAAGCCAAGAAGACTTGGAGACTCCAGTGGTGGAGGACAGTGACTCTGAGCAGCCCCCCAACAGGATCCTGCCTGACAAGCTGAAGGTGAGCTGGGAGAACCCCAGCCCTGAGGAGGCCCCTGACTCTGAGAGTGCAGAACCGCCCCAGGTGCCGGGTACTGAGACTTCTGAGGCTGGGCCCAGGGAGGGTGGGAAGCCCCCTACCCCCCGACCCAAGATCTTATCGGAGAAACTGAAAGCGTCCATGAGTGGCATGGAGGCTTCTGGGCCAGCTCAGAGTCCTGGGGCCTCTGAGGCGTCTGCTCCAGGCCCAGCAGAGGTCTCAGTGAATGGTGTGGATGACAGTCCTGAGCCCCTCCAGTCATCCCAGGCTGCAGGCCCCCCAGGAACTCCCCCAAAGGCTGCAACGACATCCACCGCCCTGCCCCCCTGGGACCCGCAACCTCAGCTCCATCCCCGCTGCTCCTCCCTGGGGGACCTGCTGGGGGAAGGCCCCCGACGTCGGAGGCAGCCTGGGGAGCAGCTGCATAGGGCTCAGCTGGAGGTGAAGGTGGCCtcggaaaagacagagaaactgtTGAACAAGGTGCTGGGCGGTGAGTCCGCCTCCGTGAACGCCGAGACGTTGCTCAGCCAGGCTGTGGAGCAGCTGAGACAGGCCACCCAGGTCCTTCAGGAGATCAGGGATCTGGAAGAGATGAACCGGGAAGCACCTGGGCTCcgggagaagaggagggagctGGTGACCCTCTACAGGAGAAGCGTACCCTAG
- the PLEKHO2 gene encoding pleckstrin homology domain-containing family O member 2 isoform X2, producing the protein MEEEGVKEGGQKPRSAQTADKAGWIKKSSGGFLGLWKDRYLLLCQAQLLVYENEDEQKCVETVELGSYEKCQDLRALLKRKHRFILLRSPGNKVKVDKSCVLEHVTRDRVRRDQRRRPPTRVHLKEVANAASDGLSRLDLDVPDSGPPVLAPSNDVDAAQPRETPRPPMPPAKPSPAPETSSAGDRMETPVGQSAPAPVPASSEAHPESQEDLETPVVEDSDSEQPPNRILPDKLKVSWENPSPEEAPDSESAEPPQVPGTETSEAGPREGGKPPTPRPKILSEKLKASMSGMEASGPAQSPGASEASAPGPAEVSVNGVDDSPEPLQSSQAAGPPGTPPKAATTSTALPPWDPQPQLHPRCSSLGDLLGEGPRRRRQPGEQLHRAQLEVKVASEKTEKLLNKVLGGESASVNAETLLSQAVEQLRQATQVLQEIRDLEEMNREAPGLREKRRELVTLYRRSVP; encoded by the exons ATGGAAGAGGAG GGTGTGAAGGAGGGGGGCCAGAAGCCTCGGAGTGCGCAGACGGCGGACAAGGCTGGCTGGATCAAGAAGAGCAGCGGGGGCTTCCTAGGGCTCTGGAAGGACCGCTACCTGCTCCTCTGCCAGGCCCAGTTGCTGGTCTACGAGAATGAG gATGAGCAGAAGTGTGTGGAGACAGTGGAGCTGGGCAGCTATGAGAAGTGCCAGGACCTTCGTGCCCTCCTCAAGCGGAAGCATCGCTTTATCCTGCTGCGGTCCCCGGGGAACAAG GTCAAGGTGGATAAGAGCTGTGTCCTGGAGCATGTGACACGGGACCGCGTACGTAGGGACCAGCGGCGCCGGCCCCCTACGAGAGTCCACCTGAAGGAG GTAGCCAATGCCGCATCTGATGGGCTTTCACGTCTGGACCTCGATGTTCCGGACAGCGGGCCACCAGTGTTAGCCCCTAGTAACGATGTTGATGCAGCCCAGCCGCGGGAGACACCTCGGCCGCCCATGCCTCCTGCCAAGCCTTCCCCAGCACCTGAGACCAGCAGTGCTGGCGACAGAATGGAGACCCCTGTGGGGCAGAGCGCCCCTGCCCCTGTCCCAGCAAGCTCTGAGGCCCACCCTGAAAGCCAAGAAGACTTGGAGACTCCAGTGGTGGAGGACAGTGACTCTGAGCAGCCCCCCAACAGGATCCTGCCTGACAAGCTGAAGGTGAGCTGGGAGAACCCCAGCCCTGAGGAGGCCCCTGACTCTGAGAGTGCAGAACCGCCCCAGGTGCCGGGTACTGAGACTTCTGAGGCTGGGCCCAGGGAGGGTGGGAAGCCCCCTACCCCCCGACCCAAGATCTTATCGGAGAAACTGAAAGCGTCCATGAGTGGCATGGAGGCTTCTGGGCCAGCTCAGAGTCCTGGGGCCTCTGAGGCGTCTGCTCCAGGCCCAGCAGAGGTCTCAGTGAATGGTGTGGATGACAGTCCTGAGCCCCTCCAGTCATCCCAGGCTGCAGGCCCCCCAGGAACTCCCCCAAAGGCTGCAACGACATCCACCGCCCTGCCCCCCTGGGACCCGCAACCTCAGCTCCATCCCCGCTGCTCCTCCCTGGGGGACCTGCTGGGGGAAGGCCCCCGACGTCGGAGGCAGCCTGGGGAGCAGCTGCATAGGGCTCAGCTGGAGGTGAAGGTGGCCtcggaaaagacagagaaactgtTGAACAAGGTGCTGGGCGGTGAGTCCGCCTCCGTGAACGCCGAGACGTTGCTCAGCCAGGCTGTGGAGCAGCTGAGACAGGCCACCCAGGTCCTTCAGGAGATCAGGGATCTGGAAGAGATGAACCGGGAAGCACCTGGGCTCcgggagaagaggagggagctGGTGACCCTCTACAGGAGAAGCGTACCCTAG